tagtgccacacagctcccccttatgtatagtgtcacacagctccaccttgtgtatagtgccacacagcccccccttgtctatagtgccacaaggcaatggcgcatccgggaaagttgtatcagccagggagatggcactcaaacatggaaaggtgggtttgcaggcaagactatgtgactcttccggATAGCGGCACGGCCCCATGACCctataatgagtaattagcatatagtgtgcaccgttttaaaagtggattttaaggcttttgctgcatcggaaaaaaacatacaagggaatgtttggaaatattgtcaggtcatgtattattgCATGGTGgagattcaaggggttaaaactacctgacagattcccattaaatatacaatgaattgagaacaattccatctgccctgcaattttgttataaatatatcctatataactacagatccagaaccaagctctgacatgtatacagtaccacaaccaagatcagtacataaatacagcactagaaccaagctaagtacatatatacagcaccagaacgaagctcagtacataaatacagcactagaaccaagttctgacatatatacggcaccagaacaaagctcattacttatatacagcactagaaccaacctcagcacataaatacagcaccagaaccatgttcataacatatatatacaacaccagaaccaaactcattacatatatatagcaccagaaccaagcccagtacttacatacagaatcagaaccaagatcagtacatatatacaacaccagaacaaatacagctcaatttagtgcaacccctgccatataggtttttacggcataaaactacagctcccagcaaggCCCGAAcattggtgaggatatgctgggagatgctgttccacaaaaaaaaaaatcataccacccatcatctcgctgcagatcatacagtgactacagtactgattagaggcagaataaacatttacattgagtgactcaccggtgacgtctcagattctagttcttttcttctccctccggtccagacatccatgatgaatttctaccggccatgacccatttctgcagttttccgctcagatgtcttcagcttctcacttttaaaacatttttgcacctataaacaaagttaaaattctcaacacctctaaatataataaagcaccatacactgcacctctaactataatagcgccatacactgtgtcccacacacacacacacacacacacacacacacacacacacaccgtgccccctgtagataatgcccccatagtcccctgtagatagtgacccccatagagtctctgtagatagtgacctacatagaagcccctgtagatagtgtcccacatacaaccctctgtagatagtgcccacatttggactgcagagctgcaaggcaatagtgctaaccactgagccaccgtgctgccctacatatagcttcctctATAGACAGTGTTCCacgtatagcccccctctgtagacagtgtctcacatatagctccccctgtatatagtgtcccacatatagcccacccctgtagacagtgccctacatatagccaccctgttgctagtgccccacaggtaaaccacccctgtatatagtgtcccacatatagcccacccctatagaaagtgccctaaaaataactcccctatagatagtgctctacatatagcccacccctgtatagtctcacatatagctccccctgtttatagtgccccacatatagaccccccctgtagatagtgccccacatccccacatttagaccctcctgtagatagtggcccacttttagaccccccctgtagattgtgccccacatccccacatacaggccatccctgtagctagtggcccacatccccacatatagaccccccctgtatatagtggcccacatatagatgacccccctgtagatagagcccccactatatatatatatatatataatgccactcacagttttatgagaaaaaaaccccaaaactttacatacttacatcatcccgttcccacgctgttcactggcgatgcagatctgttctcttctgagctggtctgcaggagctgaacgagcgtcgtccaatgacgctgattggcggggcagaacgacttgccccgtcaatcagcggttttcaagcatggaagcggcacgatgacgtcatcgcgccgctagccaatcagcgtcattgtaaggtgttgaatggtcgggcatggaacatgcccggccattcaccgctaatgcatgtatttggctgttgttagcaccggggccccctccggtgctagcgacgcctacaggcatgagagggcctgtgtcgcccggcccatacttgttggaagctcggcggcgcgggccccatagtagcggcgctactgctgtagcagccataatggctgctagtggcaccaccgggcatatggggggggcgtgtcggttggcggcacagcccccctccagccgcgggccccgtagcagccgctatggctgctaccgtgttagttacaccactgctataatggtattattcagtaacagtatgtaggtattattgtcattatgtggttatggtgtggaggtattattcagtaacagtatgagggtattattcattcactatgtggttatgatgtggagatattattcactaacagtatgggggtattatttagtcactatgtggttatggtgtggcggtattattcagtaacagtatgggggtattattcagtcactcgttatggtttggtggtattattcagtaaccgtatgagggtgttattcagtccctatgttgttatggtgtagcggtgttattcactaacagtatgggggtattattcagtcactatgtggttatggtgtggtggtattattcagtaacagtatgggggtattattcagtcactatgtggttatggtgtagcggtattattcagtaacagtatgagggtattattcagtcactatgtggttatggtgtggtggtatgattcagtaacattatgggggtattattcagtccctatgtggttatggtgtagcggtgttattcactaacagtatgagggtattattcagtcactatgtggttatggtgtggtggtattattcagtaacagtatgggggtattattcagtaacagtatgggggtattattcagtcactatgtggttatggtgtagcggtattattcagtaacagtatgagggtattattcagtcactatgtggttatggtgtggtggtattattcagtaacagtatgggggtattattcagtcagtatgtagttatgatgtggaggtattattcagtaacagtatggggtattattcagtcactatgtggttatggtgtggtggtattattcagtaacagtatgagggtattattcagttactatgtggttatggtgtggtggtattattcaggaacagtatggggtattattcagtcactgtgtagtTATggaatggcggtattatttggaccttatattgtgtaattattggtaatattggtcttataatagtgatttGTGTTCAGTAATAGTATGCAGGAAATATTTAATCAGGTAtattggtatgatttaataactgtatatgtatatatatatatatatataattttttgtgtgagaggggggaacatattctttggggcttgcaacactcctagacgcgctagaaatcagcgatacAGTTCTCATAAAAGAACTCATTCTCACATATTTAATAGATCGCTAATACAGCTGCCATGTATTTCTACAGGGACACACATACtgcaatatataaataataaaggtACTAACTGGTGTAATATAGTATCAgagtaatatacagtatataaaatgtcAAGCAAAAAAatcgcacacatttttttttaagggctgATAAATGTAAAAGGTGCAGTACATAGCACCCTCTGTTGGCTAGTTAAGGACTGCATTCCTAAAAAAACCAATAAGTTGTAGAAATTGACATGATACTACACGATAAATGCAAGTGATAAACagacaaatataaaaataaaaaacaatgtatttACATTATATTGATAGGAGCCTGCAATTTATGTAGAATATTACAAGCATTTTCCAAATGGTTTATACATTAAGTGTGTTTTGgtacaaacaaaaaaaagctaAATTCTGTTGTTCTTCATACcatatatctaaaaaaaattcCCAGTATGATTTGATATTCCCTAGGGGGTTATGAAAAGGTTTGTTCCAAAAGTAAATAACATTTGGATAACCCTTTATTACTAGTGGAGAGAATAACCATATGTCACATTTGAATGGGGTGTAAGAAATTCTAGaagataaaaatgttttcaataagTGCCTCATGTGGAAATACTcggaaaaaattgtgttttggaACATTGACATTTTCTTAATGCAGAGGAATTAAATACAGCATTGTCCCAAAGTTGTTCTAACTTATTTAGACCTAATTTTTTCCAGTTAGATATTGAAAGGTCTGGAATAGCCACTTCAAGCATTCTTATAGAAGTATTGATAGCGTGTGGGTGTTTTCTTATTGGAaatagtttatatatatttttgaaagtttgtttgaagcccgatttttcattggtttaaaataagggaatagctatttttgattggacacgcgTTCCCCAGGTAATGGATTGCACGGACAGGCTCCGCCCCTATTGATGACGTGTCAGCCCATAATTAAATAGACACGTCGTCTGTAtcatgtgaaactacaattcccagtatGTGGCCGCACCACCCGTAGAGACCAGAAATACAGTGACAGGACTGCAAAAACTCATTTTattaagaatgaaaaaatatatataaggtgatgacgtatataacataagtgaaatatagaataactggtatataatatatacataaaatacctgCAACTGGTGTATAACGATAcataactggaatataaaacatataatataacgaatataaaacatatataatataactggaatataaaacatcgatgccaaatgggcatgaatcagaagtccccgcccctcatccaccacttcatagtttagtctaggagcactggcttaggacttttatttcctaaagggaataaGAAAAttttgatcatgtgatcatagtgttaaggatatttaatggCGCTTCCaattgggtccggtgtcaccagtattccaccctgctggaaagagataaggggcagccctttcgagcaaagtttccgcagcgattgaaagtaaaagaagttcatacgtaccgttgtcttggtgacgcgtccctcttgacctccctggatgacgcggcagtccatgtgaccgctgtagcctgtgattggcctgtgatgtccatgggcaatataagtgaatgggtccgtaattacggtatttaaatagtgagcttttactctatctataccgtaagttaACCTCCCGAgctacgccgggtataaaagctagtagaCCATATTGGAGCAATAGCTTGTAGGGTATAGTCTTGTGGAAAAGTTAGTTTGAAAAAATAAGGATGCTTTGAGGTGTTCTGTCATTAGATGATTGTTTAAGAAGCATTTTTCAATGTTGACCCACTATTTGGAGGTATCATTTAGCCACAATGCTCTTTATAATAGTGGGGCATGGTAGTACTGCAGAATAGAGGGAGAATTCAGTCCACCTCTATATTGCGGGAGGTAAATAAAATCAGATTTGACTCtatgtgttatggcaggaaggaggggaagggaacaaatgagccctaatctaccacaGTTAAATAAACCTAATTTgcttaatttaaataaaaatatactatTAATGACTTTGCTTTACAGGCTACTgtaatctctttttttttccaggtgaaaagtaaaaaaacaagcaGTTATAATATATCCACTTTTCTGGAAAAAGCAGAGGAAGGGAAGGAGTACTGCGCAAAGGTCATTGCACATGCGAACCCTATCAATAAGAATAGCAGCAGCAGTGATACAGTCTGCATTCAGGTTAAAGGTAAGATTAAAACAATGTTATATataattatactgtatatatttatcatTTTACTCCACTCAAAACTAGGAAATTCAGATATGACTTCACTTATCCCATTCCCATTTGTATGCAAGGGCAGGACAAGATGTTTGGGTTCCCAAGGCAGCAATGGAAAATTGCAGCCCccctgtgctcaaataatactgccatattttgtataaataatactaacatacagagctcaaaaaTGATCCACTGTACAATGCTAAAATAATATAGTGGATAGATAAAATGTGTACAGAGCCCaaacaataataaataatgtcaccatagagACAAAATAACACTGACATAGTGTTtaaataataacgccatacactgtttAAATAAAACTATTTATTGCATAAAGAAAACCataatacagtgaccaaataacattGCTGTATAATgcaaataatgctcccataaaatGTTCAAGTAACACCACCATGCAGTATTACTGCCACccaggataataataataataataataatgccatacaatacaaaaataataccaccatatgaaACTTGAATAATATTGCCAGAGACTGCCTAGGCTAGACAATGGCAAAAACAAGAGACCCTGACACACGGCAGCAGCAGTAGATAGAAAAATGTCTAACAGATGCGAGAGGGAACAGCGCTGCATATTTGATATTAGCAGTAGCAGGCCTCCTAGCAGGCCAAAATAGCCAAAAATTTACGTTAGTTAACATTTTTATGAACATTTTGGAAAACCAAAAAGGAATAATAATGAATTTTCGTAATAAATGTCTAAACCTCAGATACTAATATAAACACATTAGTAGCATTTACTATGAACTGTGTGGAAGCTCCTATCAGGGGGAGGATAGGAAgctaaaatatgagtttttgtggCGGGCCCCTCACTCTAGAACACATTTTTTCCCTTACATTATTTCTTCTATAATGTAAAAGTGTGAAAAATTATGTAAAAATGTTCTAATCAGAGATATAGTTACAAAGAATATTGAAATCCTCATCAGAGGTAACAAGCTTAAGATAGAAAATGATAGGGTGCCTAAATAACTATGATCCTGTTTTCTTTTTCTGTAGAAGTGAAACAGTCCGGTCTTTTCACTGGACTCCTTTGTTTATTTGGTGTTGTTCTGGCATTTGTGCCAATGGGTTTTGCGGCCTGGAAAGCTGTCACTGTGATGCGATACTTCTGCTGTCCAGATGAGGATATCCCAGATGTATTAGTAAGTAAATATCATCTATAAAGAACTGTTTCTGTAACAAGAATTATCTAAGGCCATTTTTACATGTTCAGGATTCTATCCAAATTTAGATGTGGATACTGCGCCTAATGCCTGGgtattttatagaaaaatatccacgctgcagattttaaaaaatctgcaacatgttcATTATTGCTGCAAATTAGCTCCTTTGAATTACAATAGGTCTAACCCATGTGCGGATCCGAGTTTCAGCCAACTTGTGTTTTATTTTCCTTCTGTACAACCTAGCTAAAAATCACAGAAAGACAAATATTTTTTAtggatgaataaaaaaaaacacaagaattaGTGATAAAGATTCTAAGTAACAGCAATGTACAGCAGTATATGACTCTTGTCGGCCtaaatgggagctgtatactatatacagctCATAGGTTGGGCCCAGTCTACAGTGCAGCCGAGGGGAGGGCGGTCACATAGGGTGCAGCTGCCTCTGCCAGGATTCTGATCAGACATTAAAGCCGTATCCAACCATACAAAACAGAGGAACTGTTTTTTGTTCCATAACTAGGGAGCCATATGGTGTttgacaaaaatgtaaaaaaacgaggAAAACTTTTTTTCCCCTTGACTGAGATTTAGTGCTATTGTTGGCCAAAATATATGTAAGGAACACAGACTGCCCATATGGACATGTAAATGAGTCCTGTAATTGTATGTGCCCATCATATcccttaggctaggttcacaccacgACTAGGCTCTGTTAGGACTGTTAAAAATTCTCATgtagtgtgaacctagccttaatcTGACCCTGACTGAACATGAAGTGTGGCCTTCTGATGGAGTCAAGGTCTTCATTTGAGACCCCCATAGTGTTTCAGGTTGATCATCCCTGATCTAGATACATCTTTCAGAATTGTTGGGCATCATCATATAAGCAGATTAAATGAATCAAAACTAATATAAACTGTAGAAAATTAAATTTACGTAACGTTCTATGTTTCTCTCTAGAAGGAATCCTATGTGGGTCAAAGAATGCTTAAAAACGATAACTCAAGCAAGGAAACCAGTGGAGAAATCTGCAGTGTTGAGCCTCATGAACATATGCTTTTCCAAGAAAATACTTCTTTCACAGTCAAAATGCAAACGCTTTGACATATTATCAAACAGGAACAATCTTTCCTGAACATTATTCACATATTGGTGTTGTAAAGTGCAGGTATTGAGTGGCTGGATATTTTTTAAGGTCCTTATTACCATTTACCTATGAAGTATAAAGAAGAACTCAGCAGATAAGACGTTTTATATGAAGAGAATGTCGACGGCAATCTATTATTTACTTGGGTCATCAAAAATGTTGTGAAAACTGTgcgcaaaatgtataaaataaaaggattttattttttattatgttacAAAGTTATTTTATATCCCTCACTCTCCAGTATTATCGATTTCTTCAGTTGAATGATTATTTTTGGCAACCTAAATTAAACTTACCATTTTGCAGTAGCATAACTATGTGGGGTGCGGAGgttgcagtggcataactatgtGGGGTGCGGAGGTTGCAGTGGCATGCAGGCCCTGGTGCCAGAGGCGGCCTATTTACCGCCCTGTCACTTAAGAGAACAGTAGTACCATAAATGACAAGTGATATTTGGGGGAACCTGATATAGGTTTTGCATCAGGACCCAGGAGCTTGAAAGGGTTGACCAAGATTTTATACCTTGGCCATAAATGGTTGTTTTACTATAAATCAAATAGGTTTCTAATTGATCCTAATTATGTATTGTTTAATACTTTTTACATTTCCGTGGCTGGTCTCTACATTGGTAAGACAAAGTTAGGATAAAGCGAGGTCAGGCCTTTCAGAAGGTGTCAACGGGTATCAGGCAGAAACCCATTCGGTTCCAGGGGTGAGATGTAACGTAGCCAGGGATCAGTAACAAATGTAGCAGAGCCGGATATGCGGTAATGATGAGGTAGTCAGGAGAGCAGTCAGACTAGCCAAGGTTCAATAATGGTGATTCAGCAGgtcaatatacaatatacaggagAAAAGAGTCGAGCTAGGGAATACATCTTAATAACTGGCACGGAGGCCAATGCAAAGCCGTTTTAAATAGGGTGGCCGTGTGCTCTGCTTATAGCATTATTGATGACTTCATAGCAATATTATTGTCACATAGTCACCCAGTTCTGCTCCAGCCCTGTCTAGAGAGATGGCGCTGAGGCAGGCTTAGGTGAGTATGTGACAATAACAGTGCTATCTAGTCTTCAGAAATTAATGCTCTAAGTATCTAGAGGCCCTGGAGTAAACGCTTTATTTGCCTATACTATAATATAGGCCTGGATCTAAAAATTGACTGAATTGGCACTTTGCAAACAACTGCAGAAtagcaaatagtttttacttactAGAAAGACTCCTTTTATTATCCAAAGTGATTTAACACCGATTAaccaaaaacatgtaaaacaggAAAAACCTTGATCACTGGTTAATAAAGGTGGCGGATGGAGGGGGTCTTTTCATGTAAATAGGGAACACTGTTTCTCGCTTTAGCTCCAGCCTCAAATAGTTTGCCTCATCATAAGTACGTATAGCATACCTCTAAATATAAATATTGTCATTTTTGGCATCTCACTTTTATGCCACATACCGCCTATGTCTCCATGACAGTTACAATGCCCACAGTGCCACCTAAGTCAGACAAAATGCCCTTCTTGAATGCACAATACACTTCATGCCAGTCAAAATGCCCCAGGTCAGCCACAAGGCCCCCTTCTTTCATTACTCCAGCCCTCACTTACCAACTGGGTGTAAGGTGGTGGAGAGTTCGGGCAAGATGGTTAAAATACCCCACAGGGATGTCGTGGGGAAAGATGAAAAAAAGCAGGAGTTAGAACGCCGAACTTGAAAACTTTAGTTGAACTTCTGAATATACACAATTTTGACCAGCGCTGATGGTGCTCTCATCTACAGACAATGTATACAGTTTTTCCCACTATGGGAGGCACAGCTTAGCTTTTGTATTTACAATTCTTCTCACTGCTGAGAGGCAGAGAATTAGTTATGGCTCAGACTGGTAAGATGGCTGGCTTGTTTCGGTGACTGGCAGGCGAAGAGTCGAGAACACTCCTCCGTAATACAAGGGTTACTCTGCTTGGGCCTAGTAGGCCTTACGATGGTGGCTGCTACTGCATACTTCAGGCCTAGTGCCCCTTGAACTGGTGGCTGCTCGTTGCTTCATAAACCAGTCCTTTAAGCCTCAGCATGGACCGACT
This genomic stretch from Rhinoderma darwinii isolate aRhiDar2 chromosome 4, aRhiDar2.hap1, whole genome shotgun sequence harbors:
- the IL20RB gene encoding interleukin-20 receptor subunit beta isoform X2 — its product is MEYESLYMKHYWHDLENCQDISAHQCNVTDEVFASVLYKFRVRSMLGNQQSAWAELEPPFNRKTSLLIPPKVDLQVSGLNLVAQIEDYGPYFNFFVFYWQKGKQDDVKSKKTSSYNISTFLEKAEEGKEYCAKVIAHANPINKNSSSSDTVCIQVKEVKQSGLFTGLLCLFGVVLAFVPMGFAAWKAVTVMRYFCCPDEDIPDVLKESYVGQRMLKNDNSSKETSGEICSVEPHEHMLFQENTSFTVKMQTL